The Zingiber officinale cultivar Zhangliang chromosome 9A, Zo_v1.1, whole genome shotgun sequence genome window below encodes:
- the LOC122020533 gene encoding uncharacterized protein LOC122020533 isoform X2 has translation MHVISVLIRVKVIEVPMNYIMDRWCKDIKRGYQSITNIYDEYVCDGERHRYNILTPLMQEVQQLGANNDDGCSVLMEILKDAKEKLIAIQIDHSRVDQLKEASTSSSKTIHSPLKVRSRGRSPTKRKQSKIEQIMKKSVAKARRKGSLLNTMLGHSFCDNQPINNIMMTTTIIQFFLFSATRS, from the exons GCATGTGATCTCTGTGTTGATACGAGTGAAGGTAATTGAGGttcctatgaattatattatggatcGATGGTGCAAAGATATTAAGCGTGGTTATCAAAGTATCACTAACATTTATGATGAATATGTTTGTGATGGAGAAAGACATCGGTATAATATTCTCACTCCATTGATGCAAGAGGTTCAACAACTTGGGGCAAATAATGACGACGGTTGTTCTGTTTTGATGGAAATCTTGAAAGATGCGAAGGAAAAATTGATTGCTATTCAAATAGATCATTCAAGAGTCGACCAATTGAAAGAAGCATCTACATCGAGTTCAAAAACAATACACTCTCCATTAAAAGTAAGATCTCGAGGCCGTTCACCCACAAAGAGGAAACAATCTAAGATTGAACAAATTATGAAGAAATCAGTTGCAAAGGCCAGAAGAAAG GGCTCTTTGTTGAATACAATGTTAGGTCATTCATTCTGTGACAACCAGCCAATCAACAACATAATGATGACGACGACAATCATTCAATTCTTTCTGTTCTCAGCAACCAGGAGCTAG
- the LOC122020533 gene encoding uncharacterized protein LOC122020533 isoform X1 — protein sequence MRHVISVLIRVKVIEVPMNYIMDRWCKDIKRGYQSITNIYDEYVCDGERHRYNILTPLMQEVQQLGANNDDGCSVLMEILKDAKEKLIAIQIDHSRVDQLKEASTSSSKTIHSPLKVRSRGRSPTKRKQSKIEQIMKKSVAKARRKGSLLNTMLGHSFCDNQPINNIMMTTTIIQFFLFSATRS from the exons GCATGTGATCTCTGTGTTGATACGAGTGAAGGTAATTGAGGttcctatgaattatattatggatcGATGGTGCAAAGATATTAAGCGTGGTTATCAAAGTATCACTAACATTTATGATGAATATGTTTGTGATGGAGAAAGACATCGGTATAATATTCTCACTCCATTGATGCAAGAGGTTCAACAACTTGGGGCAAATAATGACGACGGTTGTTCTGTTTTGATGGAAATCTTGAAAGATGCGAAGGAAAAATTGATTGCTATTCAAATAGATCATTCAAGAGTCGACCAATTGAAAGAAGCATCTACATCGAGTTCAAAAACAATACACTCTCCATTAAAAGTAAGATCTCGAGGCCGTTCACCCACAAAGAGGAAACAATCTAAGATTGAACAAATTATGAAGAAATCAGTTGCAAAGGCCAGAAGAAAG GGCTCTTTGTTGAATACAATGTTAGGTCATTCATTCTGTGACAACCAGCCAATCAACAACATAATGATGACGACGACAATCATTCAATTCTTTCTGTTCTCAGCAACCAGGAGCTAG